A genome region from Mycobacterium florentinum includes the following:
- a CDS encoding AMP-binding protein — MPPPSAHHDTFCRDNLPAEGDWPELLFDLPGLEYPERLNCAVELLDDVADRVGADRPCLLAPGSAVWTYGDLRRVSNKIAAVLTEDHGIVPGNRVLLRGPNNPWLVACWFGVIKAGAVAVTTMPMLRAGELADIAEIAAADFALCDARFADELDSSGIGGLRVVEYGAGAGLDAAIKDKTAEFRPVDTSAEDVALLAFTSGTTGRPKATMHFHRDILAIADTFSAHILKPVASDIFTGTPPLAFTFGLGSLVVFPLRVGASTLLLERATPDQLADLIAEHRVSVCFTAPTAYRSILTSGKANQLSTLRRAVSAGEHLPAATWQSVFDATGIRLIDGIGATEMLHIFIASADEDPRPGSTGRAVPGYVATVLDEHGHPLPPGTPGRLAVKGPTGCRYLRDDRQHEYVQNGWNITGDTFVQDADGYFWYQARSDDMIVSSGYNIAGPEVENALLAHPDVSECGVVGLPDESRGQLVTAFVVLREGVDGTEVVATQLQEFVKQRIAPYKYPRRVVFIEQLPKTASGKLQRKRLQELEPSRSTQHAH, encoded by the coding sequence ATGCCGCCACCCTCTGCCCACCACGACACTTTTTGCCGAGACAATCTTCCGGCCGAAGGCGACTGGCCCGAGCTGCTCTTCGACCTGCCCGGCCTGGAGTACCCCGAGCGGCTCAACTGCGCCGTCGAGCTACTCGACGATGTCGCCGACCGCGTCGGCGCCGATCGGCCATGCCTGTTGGCACCCGGCTCCGCGGTGTGGACGTATGGCGACCTGCGTCGCGTCTCCAACAAGATCGCGGCGGTGCTCACCGAAGATCACGGGATCGTCCCGGGAAATCGTGTCCTGCTCCGCGGCCCGAACAATCCGTGGCTGGTCGCCTGCTGGTTCGGCGTGATCAAGGCCGGCGCGGTGGCGGTCACCACGATGCCGATGCTGCGCGCGGGAGAACTGGCCGACATCGCCGAAATCGCCGCCGCCGACTTCGCGCTCTGCGACGCCCGTTTCGCCGACGAGCTGGACTCGTCGGGCATTGGGGGACTGCGCGTCGTGGAGTACGGCGCCGGCGCCGGTCTCGACGCCGCCATCAAGGACAAGACCGCGGAGTTCAGGCCGGTCGACACCTCAGCGGAAGACGTTGCCCTGCTTGCCTTTACATCGGGCACGACCGGCCGCCCCAAAGCCACGATGCACTTCCACCGCGACATCTTGGCGATTGCCGACACCTTCTCGGCGCACATCCTCAAGCCGGTGGCCTCGGACATCTTCACGGGAACTCCGCCGCTTGCGTTCACCTTCGGCCTAGGCAGCCTGGTCGTGTTCCCGCTGCGCGTGGGCGCCTCAACCCTGTTGCTGGAGAGGGCGACTCCCGACCAACTCGCCGACCTCATCGCGGAGCACCGGGTATCGGTCTGCTTCACCGCACCCACGGCCTACCGCTCGATACTGACCTCCGGCAAGGCCAACCAACTCTCGACGCTGCGCCGGGCGGTCTCCGCCGGAGAACATCTCCCCGCGGCGACGTGGCAATCGGTCTTCGACGCAACCGGCATTCGCCTGATCGACGGCATCGGGGCGACCGAGATGCTGCACATCTTCATCGCGTCCGCCGACGAAGATCCGAGGCCAGGTTCCACCGGGCGCGCCGTACCCGGCTACGTCGCAACGGTTCTCGACGAACACGGCCACCCCCTGCCCCCGGGGACTCCGGGGAGACTCGCGGTCAAGGGCCCCACCGGCTGTCGCTACTTGCGCGACGATCGGCAACACGAGTACGTGCAAAACGGCTGGAACATCACCGGCGACACCTTCGTCCAAGATGCCGATGGCTACTTCTGGTATCAGGCTCGCAGCGACGACATGATCGTGTCCTCGGGCTACAACATCGCCGGCCCCGAAGTCGAAAACGCCCTGCTCGCACACCCGGACGTGAGCGAGTGCGGTGTGGTCGGCCTCCCGGACGAGAGCCGGGGTCAACTTGTCACCGCCTTCGTGGTGCTGCGCGAGGGAGTAGACGGCACGGAAGTTGTTGCGACGCAACTGCAGGAGTTCGTCAAGCAACGCATCGCTCCCTACAAGTACCCGCGCCGCGTGGTCTTCATCGAGCAGTTGCCCAAGACGGCCAGCGGCAAGTTGCAGCGCAAACGGCTTCAAGAACTGGAACCGAGCCGGAGCACCCAACACGCCCACTGA